In Streptomyces sp. P9-A4, a single window of DNA contains:
- the galE gene encoding UDP-glucose 4-epimerase GalE translates to MPQTVLVTGGAGFIGSHTCVELLRAGHEVVVLDDHSNSSPEVLERVAKIAGRPIAAAHVADVRDRRALDSVFTSHPIDAVIHFAAKKAVGESVRIPLAYYDINVGGTTALVSAMHDHGVHRLVFSSSCSIYGDVTTVPLTEESPAAPTNPYATTKWTCEQILADVCRHVPELRVLALRYFNPAGAHPTGLLGEDPSGVPNNIMPFLTQIAVGRRDELSVFGDDFPTPDGTGIRDYVHVVDVAEGHRTALDHIDDEPGMRVFNLGTGRGASVLELVRTFEEVSGQPIPHSVTGRRPGDVAELVADPTKVASAWNWTARHDLAAMCRDAWTFQQQNPHGYAP, encoded by the coding sequence GTGCCCCAGACCGTCCTGGTCACCGGCGGCGCCGGTTTCATCGGCAGCCACACCTGCGTCGAGCTCCTCCGCGCCGGACACGAGGTCGTCGTGCTCGACGACCACTCCAACAGCTCGCCCGAGGTCCTCGAACGGGTCGCGAAGATCGCGGGCCGCCCCATCGCGGCGGCCCACGTCGCGGACGTACGGGACCGGCGGGCCCTCGACAGCGTCTTCACGAGCCACCCGATCGACGCGGTGATCCACTTCGCCGCGAAGAAGGCGGTCGGCGAGTCGGTGCGGATCCCGCTCGCGTACTACGACATCAACGTCGGCGGCACGACGGCCCTGGTCTCGGCCATGCACGACCACGGCGTGCACCGGCTGGTGTTCTCGTCCTCCTGCTCGATCTACGGCGACGTCACGACCGTCCCGCTGACCGAGGAGTCGCCGGCGGCGCCGACCAACCCGTACGCCACCACCAAGTGGACCTGCGAGCAGATCCTCGCGGACGTCTGCCGGCATGTGCCCGAGCTCCGGGTACTCGCCCTGCGGTACTTCAACCCGGCCGGCGCCCACCCCACCGGACTCCTCGGCGAGGACCCGAGCGGCGTGCCGAACAACATCATGCCGTTCCTCACCCAGATCGCCGTGGGCCGCCGCGACGAACTCAGCGTCTTCGGCGACGACTTCCCCACCCCCGACGGCACCGGGATCCGCGACTACGTCCACGTCGTGGACGTCGCCGAAGGGCACCGCACCGCCCTGGACCACATCGACGACGAGCCGGGCATGAGGGTCTTCAACCTGGGCACCGGGCGCGGCGCGTCCGTCCTGGAGCTCGTACGCACCTTCGAGGAGGTGTCGGGGCAGCCGATCCCGCACAGCGTCACCGGGCGCCGACCCGGCGACGTCGCCGAACTCGTCGCCGACCCCACGAAGGTCGCCTCGGCCTGGAACTGGACCGCCCGGCACGACCTGGCCGCCATGTGCCGTGACGCGTGGACCTTCCAGCAGCAGAATCCGCACGGCTACGCGCCTTGA
- a CDS encoding glycosyltransferase family 2 protein, which produces MTSLEQGPAHGTGTAQEPPLPSPAPGSPAEWEALGAEIHSLSNGAVASIGPDGPVLARPAHGFTTRPSSFVRAFSRSDRFLVALLSLGWAACLVWFWVWWFEPSHRIGWTGLIINSALLLYLTYLPLHFLVALLRMRRFDPAVEVPGLRTAFVVTRAPSEGWDIARRTLEAMLHQDFPHTYDVWLCDEDPTEEILHWCRAHDVNVSSRRGRADYHRAQWPRRTRCKEGNLAFFYDHWGYDLYDVVAQLDCDHVPAPTYLTEVVRPFADPAVGYVAAPSVCDSNADESWAARGRLHREAMFHGPVQLGHSAGLAPVCIGSHYAVRTKALRDIGGLGPELAEDFSTSFLLTSAGWQGAFAIDADAHGEGPLTFGAMITQEFQWSRSLAVMLLGMLPRHLGRMPLRLRARFAAALMYYPLLAGATVMGVLLPPIAAITGAPWIDVNYFAFLTHFWSLSVWLILLTLLCRRRGLTRPKDAPVFSWEIWLFGLSRWPYVAWGVLAAVIQKLRPRQVTFKVTPKRRDGLEPLPLRAVAPYLLITVFLSGSALVGQFTGPAVGYVFLCLLGSASYTAVTLAIGALHVKETARATGVPAVRALRTAALPLLAGLLSLFPLGLAAVVFPAYLTGFYAW; this is translated from the coding sequence ATGACGTCGTTGGAGCAAGGTCCCGCCCATGGGACCGGCACCGCCCAGGAACCCCCGCTCCCCTCACCGGCTCCCGGCTCGCCGGCGGAGTGGGAGGCGCTGGGCGCGGAGATCCACAGCCTGTCGAACGGCGCGGTGGCCTCCATCGGCCCGGACGGCCCCGTCCTCGCGCGCCCGGCACACGGATTCACCACCCGCCCGTCCAGCTTCGTCCGGGCGTTCTCACGCTCCGACCGCTTCCTGGTCGCGCTGCTGTCCCTCGGCTGGGCGGCCTGCCTGGTCTGGTTCTGGGTCTGGTGGTTCGAACCGTCCCACCGCATCGGCTGGACAGGGCTGATCATCAACAGCGCCCTCCTGCTGTACCTGACCTATCTGCCGCTGCACTTCCTCGTCGCGCTGCTACGGATGCGCCGCTTCGATCCGGCCGTCGAGGTGCCCGGCCTCCGCACCGCGTTCGTGGTCACCCGCGCCCCGTCCGAGGGCTGGGACATCGCCCGCCGCACCCTGGAGGCGATGCTCCACCAGGACTTCCCGCACACCTACGACGTCTGGCTCTGCGACGAGGACCCCACCGAGGAGATCCTCCACTGGTGCCGCGCCCATGACGTGAACGTCTCCAGCCGGCGTGGCCGCGCCGACTACCACCGGGCCCAATGGCCCCGGCGCACGCGGTGCAAGGAGGGCAACCTCGCCTTCTTCTACGACCACTGGGGCTACGACCTGTACGACGTGGTCGCCCAGCTCGACTGCGATCACGTCCCCGCGCCCACGTACCTCACCGAGGTCGTCCGCCCCTTCGCCGACCCTGCCGTCGGCTACGTCGCGGCCCCCAGCGTCTGCGACTCCAACGCCGACGAGTCCTGGGCGGCCCGCGGCCGGCTGCACCGTGAGGCCATGTTCCACGGGCCCGTGCAGCTGGGCCACTCCGCCGGCCTCGCCCCGGTCTGCATCGGCTCGCACTATGCCGTCCGGACGAAGGCGCTGCGGGACATCGGCGGTCTGGGCCCCGAACTCGCCGAGGACTTCTCCACCTCCTTCCTGCTGACCTCGGCCGGCTGGCAGGGCGCGTTCGCCATCGACGCGGACGCGCACGGCGAAGGTCCCCTCACCTTCGGTGCGATGATCACCCAGGAGTTCCAGTGGTCCCGCAGCCTGGCCGTCATGCTCCTGGGCATGCTGCCGCGCCACCTGGGCCGGATGCCCCTGAGGCTCCGGGCGCGCTTCGCCGCGGCGCTGATGTACTACCCGCTGCTCGCCGGCGCCACGGTCATGGGCGTCCTGCTGCCGCCGATCGCCGCGATCACCGGCGCTCCCTGGATCGACGTCAACTACTTCGCCTTCCTGACGCACTTCTGGAGCCTGTCCGTCTGGCTGATCCTGCTGACGCTGCTCTGCCGCCGCCGGGGCCTGACGCGCCCCAAGGACGCCCCGGTCTTCAGCTGGGAGATCTGGCTCTTCGGGCTCTCCCGGTGGCCGTACGTGGCCTGGGGCGTGCTGGCCGCGGTGATCCAGAAGCTGCGGCCCCGCCAGGTCACCTTCAAGGTCACCCCGAAGAGGCGCGACGGCCTGGAGCCGCTTCCGCTGCGCGCCGTCGCCCCGTACCTGCTCATCACGGTCTTCCTGTCGGGCTCGGCCCTCGTCGGCCAGTTCACCGGTCCCGCCGTCGGCTACGTCTTCCTCTGCCTCCTCGGCTCCGCCTCGTACACCGCGGTGACGCTGGCGATCGGCGCGCTGCACGTCAAGGAGACCGCGCGAGCCACCGGGGTCCCCGCCGTCCGGGCGCTGCGCACGGCCGCACTGCCGCTCCTCGCGGGCCTGCTGTCGCTGTTCCCGCTGGGGCTCGCGGCCGTCGTCTTCCCCGCCTACCTCACCGGCTTCTACGCCTGGTGA